ACTTAAACCAATATTATCACTTTTTGTTGATGAAAAAGTTTATCAATCGTAATTATTTTTGGTCAAGTTTATTTGTTGAAAAACTTTCCAAATTCGGAATTCAGCATGTTTGCATTTCACCCGGTTCGCGAAATACTCCACTAACATTGGCTTTTGCAAATCATAAAAAATTTAAAAAATATATTCACGTTGATGAAAGATCTTCAGGATTTTTTGCATTAGGAATTTCTAAAAAAATAAATAAACCGGTTGCAATTGTTACTACATCCGGAACTGCTGTTGCCGAACTTTATCCGGCAATAATTGAAGCTTATAATCAAAGAATTCCATTAATAATTTGTACTGCTGATCGTCCGGAATATTTAAGAAATACTGGAGCAAATCAAACAATAAATCAAGAAAATATTTATAAAAATCATATAAGATTTTTTTGTGATTTTGGCTTGCCTAGTTTGGAAAAAACTGATTTAGAAAATTTTTGCTTTAAAATTGATGAAGGAATTTTTACCGGAAGTAAAAATAATATTGGACCAATTCATTTTAATTTTCCGTTTAAAAAACCACTTGAACCCGAAACTTTTAGCGATGAAATAATTTTCAATATTTCTGATTTTGTTCAAGAAAATAAAAATTATCAAATCAAATCAAAATTAATTTCCAACCAATTGATTTATGTTTCTGATAAAATTAAGCAATCACAAAAAGTATCTATTTTTTTAGCATGGGATAATTTTGATAAAGAATTTTATGATGAATTAATAAAATTTTCTAGAAAAAATAATATCCCAATTTTTGCAGATGGCACAAGCGATTTAAGATTTGTAAAAAATAAAAATGAAAATATTATTATAAATCATTCAGCATTTTTACAAAACTTTAATGACGATACAGAAATAATTTTGCAATTCGGAAATGCTCCGGCTTCACAATCTGTTC
The nucleotide sequence above comes from Ignavibacteriota bacterium. Encoded proteins:
- the menD gene encoding 2-succinyl-5-enolpyruvyl-6-hydroxy-3-cyclohexene-1-carboxylic-acid synthase, encoding MKKFINRNYFWSSLFVEKLSKFGIQHVCISPGSRNTPLTLAFANHKKFKKYIHVDERSSGFFALGISKKINKPVAIVTTSGTAVAELYPAIIEAYNQRIPLIICTADRPEYLRNTGANQTINQENIYKNHIRFFCDFGLPSLEKTDLENFCFKIDEGIFTGSKNNIGPIHFNFPFKKPLEPETFSDEIIFNISDFVQENKNYQIKSKLISNQLIYVSDKIKQSQKVSIFLAWDNFDKEFYDELIKFSRKNNIPIFADGTSDLRFVKNKNENIIINHSAFLQNFNDDTEIILQFGNAPASQSVLKYLENTKAKKISINNFGDLKDPSQNKPLIVENDPKEFLEFLSKQNLNSQNKIEWKKEIINLDRKSEKIKNKFLQNSKINLEPYWPNELLKIIPNNSNLFISNSLPIRDFDYFASKKKNNLKILTNRGASGIDGIISTASGIASQSKEKTFLVLGDLAFYHNLTALSSLIEFKIPLIIILINNIGGGIFSMLPVAKTKNHFDEYFNTSLNLNFSKIVKSFGGNYSNPKSYKDFHEKIKSSVLSKIFSVIEIKTNTPKSIELRKKYWQKIKEEINS